The Aedes albopictus strain Foshan chromosome 1, AalbF5, whole genome shotgun sequence genomic interval TGCGAAGTAAGATCCCACTAATACCAGTATGGAACGGGTGGCTTCACTCAGTTGGCTTGATGAGTGCAAGAGCTCTGTTCCACTTTTACTGTACCCACTGTTTGACGGGCCGTCTGACAGTATAACATTGTAAAGAGACTGGGTAAAGTACTTCTTGGTCTTTAGTTTGACAGACAGATGGAGCCAGCAAAAATCGGGTATATGACCAAATTATGAGCGCAAAAGATTAAACAATGGATGTATGTTGAATGTTGCATGTTTAATCTAGCTCTGTTCCACAGATGGCCGTTGATTATAAAAGCCAGAAATGCCAATGATCAATCTCTTTTTCCGATCAAGATCACCAGAACAGACAGTAGTGCGCGCGTGTAAATAATGTACATATTGTAAAAGGTTAAAATTAATTTATAGTTTGTGATAAAATCGTTAATAACTAAGTGTTGTTTTGTTCTTATCCTAGGTCTTTAAAATTGTGCAAGTTATGCTTAAAATACAccacaaaaaaatattaaaaattagtATTAACGTCCACGAAGATAGTACGGTTAGTGTGTTTGGATTAGTGTTATGTAAAAAGGACCTAACTAATATGTGTCATTTCCAACAGTTCTGATGCTAAATAGTGCGAAGATACAAAAAGTAGAAAGTTAAACAGAAAACCCATAAGAAAAAGGTAATTTCTATTGTgaattattgtattgtattgcTCATGGCAAATTGTAAGAGGCTTGTGCTAGTGACGTCACGGGGTATTCAAATTTGTGGTTAGGTCCAGCAATTGGGCCTTTTTCTTTCTATTTGTGTACCACTGCCTAGGAGTGACCCCGGAAGCATCTGTAGTGGTCAAGTGCGCTCTCCAGTGATCGGAAATCGAATCTCCGTGGCGGCCTCGGCAGACAAACGCCGtgagccccccccccctctacgAAGTGAGGTTTACCGCAGCAACGGCCATTGCGATCTGCAGGTCGAACGAAACCACGATCGGTCGCCATTGCGTCCTCCGAATGCCTCCAGCTGCAGCCCAAGAATTCGCCATCTTCATTTGGCCAACCATAGCCCCGACAACCGTCGCCAATGTGGCCGCCGGTTACCTACCTGCGAAACTACGATCAACCACAGTTCGGGGATCCGGATCCCGAAGTTCAATCAGCATGCAAGTACCCCTAGTTAAGTGTGACGTCACAAAATAAATTATGTAAATTGTAACTAGCCTCAGAGTAGCCACTTTATTAAGGACACAGCCCTGGTTCTAGCGATTTTACCATTTCTGGCCCTTTGTTGAACGGTTCCGAACTCGGAAGGAGTTACCATCCCTCGCTGGTCTGATGATCTGTTCTAATTCCCATTAGTATATTTATTTAGAGCGTTTGTGAATGTTGTTGGTCGGTCTCAGATTTTCTATGGTGTTCATATGTGCTTCAAATGTTCAATGTTACTGTTGATAGACTGCCTTTAAAACCGTGGAGACAGGAAAGTTCAAGCCATCCTCTATAGACGACCCTGTTGATCCCTTAATCCCTGAGCTACAAGGTTacaggcgccaacatcgactccgaccactatctggtgatggtcaaactgcgcccaaaactctccgtcatcaacaatgtacggtaccggcgaccgccacggtacaacctagagcgactgaagcaaccggatgtcgcctcagcatacgcgcagaatctcgaagccgcgttgccagacgagggcgagctcgatgaggcccctctagaggactgctggagtacagtgaaagcagccatcaacgacgcagccgagagcaccatcgggtacgtggaacggaatcgacgtaacgaatggttcgacgaagagtgcagaacggttttggaagagaagaacgcagcgagggcggtaatgctgcagcaagggactcgacagaacgtggaacgttacaaacagaagcggaaacagcagacccgcctctttcgggagaaaaagcgccgcctggaagaagcggagtgtgaagaaatggaactgatgtgccgttcccaagaaaaacggaagttctatcagaagctcaacgcatcccgcaacggcttcgtgccgcgagccgaaatatgcagggataaagacggaggcctcttgacggacggacgtgaggtgatcgaaaggtggaagcagcacttcgatcagcacctgaacggcgtggagaacgtaggcacgggagcccacggcaacggaagaaacgacgacaccagtgcagcggaggacggaaatgaaccaactcccacgctgagggaagttaaggatgccattcaccagctcaaaaccaacaaagcagctggtaaggatggtatcgcagctgaactcatcaagatgggcccagaaaagttggccacctgtctgcatcggctgatagtcaggatctgggaaaccgaacagctaccggaggagtggaaggaaggggtaatctgccccattcacaagaaaggcgaccatttggaatgtgagaacttcagggcgatcactattttgaatgctgcctacaaagtgctatcccagatcatcttccgtcgtctgtcacctaaaacaaatgagttcgtgggaagttatcaagccggcttcatcaacggccggtcgacaacggaccagatctttaccgtacggcaaatcctccagaaatgccgtgaataccaggtcccaacgcaccacctgttcatcgacttcaaagcggcatacgatagtatcgaccgcgcagagctatggagaatcatggacgaaaacggctttcctgggaagctgactagactgattaaagcaacgatggacggtgtgcaaaactgcgtaagggtttcgggtgaactatccagttcattcgtatctcgccgaggactgcgacaaggtgacggactctcatgtctactcttcaacatcgcgctggaaggtgtgatgcgacgagccgggctcaacagccggggaacgattttcacaaaatccggtcaatttgtgtgctttgcggacgacatggacattatcgctagaacatttggaacggtggcagaactgtacacccgcctgaaacgcgaagcagcaaaggtcggactggtggtgaatgcctcaaaaacaaagtacatgctggtaggcggaaccgaaaacgaccggatccgtctgggtagtaatgttacgatagacggggatactttcgaggtggtggaggaattcgtctacctcggatccttactgacggctgacaacaacgtgagccgagaaattcggaggcgcatcatcagcggaagtcgggcctactacgggctccagaagaaactgcggtcgaaaaagattcacccacgcaccaaatgcaccatgtacaaaacgctaataagaccggtgatcctctacgggcacgagacatggaccatgctcgaggaggacctgcaagcactcggagttttcgagcgacgcgtgctaagaacgatcttcggcggtgtgcaggagaacggtgtgtggcggagaagaatgaaccacgagctcgctgcactttacggcgaacccagcatccagaaggtggctaaagccggaaggatacggtgggcagggcatgttgcaagaatgccggacatcaaccctgcaaagctggtgtttgcaatggatccggttggcacaagaaagcgtggagcgcagagagcacgatgggcggaccaggtggagcgtgacttggcgagcattgggcgcgaccgaggatggagagcagcagccacaaaccgagtattgtggcgtactattgttgattatgtcttgtcttaatgatgttgaacaaataaatgtaatgtatgtatgtatgaaatCGATCATTTGAAATTAGCTTGCTAATACAGATATCGATATCGTTCAGCAATTTTCTCTCAACAAtcattttcccggtaatcatctcaccggctttttcccggtcgttccaaaTTCCCgcctttttcccggttttcccgttttagtagatatattatttttgtcctttttacaccataaccatgaataccaggtacttcggagctaatttattcgactaattaagagatattagacaaagtgtatctcgctgattttcttatccattagttcatcgattcaagatcttttggcagttaacaaaagatacaatattccagaatatgtaagctattttttaaaaatttcacacaagattctagaaggtgtctggcatttctggtagtttagtctatgatccatgatgctattttggaaaccaatccagtAGATgcgaaatccacaatattttctagaacttttggtccatcacacaaaataaatgtttaatacaaataatacaacaatagtagcctttcagagctcgtcttttatggatcacactcagcgaggtgacgaaactgaggccatgaaggtatcccttttagggttaatatataAATAATATAAACCACGaacttgctgcactttacggcgaaccgagCATCCGGAAGGTCGCAAAAGCAGGCAGGAtaagatgggcagggcatgtcgtGAAAATGCCGGACCAtaatcctgcaaagctggtgtttgcaagagATGTGGATGCTATAAGAAGACCTGTAGGTAAACGTGCAAGTTGGGCGGATCAGGCTCAGGACGAACTGGCAAATGTTGGATACGgtggaggactgcagccacgaaccgaatgTTGGGGAGATGAATGGTTGATTTTGTTTTATTACTGCAATAATGAAATACTACATACATGTCGGGTCTAAGACCATTTAGGCAGGgccacctattttgggcaccagCTACTAAAactgtcaattttcaaccgatttactTAATATTTGGGGCAATGTCAGATACGTATAGTagctagccatgtacaaaaattcaagtcaattcaaaattgactgagcaaAATTAGGCTTGCCGAAAAGGTCCCAGACTCTATGTTTTATTTGATCACAAATTTTGCAGCGATCTTAAGAACTCAGGTTAGACAATCAACAAAGGATTTCAATGATTTCTAACTCtaaacatttattttgttcaatgtTTTGTCATTAATTTATTGGATTTAAGATAATGACCTTATCATTCCCTTTTTTCTCGGAAGACAGGTAGGGTCGACACCACGACTGcatccaactgcacagcaagtatcatgAACTGATACTGATACCGCATGCACAGCGATCTGACCTTCTCGAAAGTAAGGGCCAGTACACAGAAGAACGTGCCGACATGTGGCCTCCACCTGCCTCGCCCTTCCGAGGACCACTTTCCAACCGCGGACTAGTAAGCAAGTGCTTGAACGCCCACTATGATGCAGGTTCTTGCCCTAGTTGCAACGTTCGGTCAATAACAGTAAGCTAATTCGCATGAATCACATGAAGTATCACGCTCTCTTTTTGATTACTCAGACCTTAGAAAACTACAATTACAACATATTGAGTATTGAGCAAAGCTGATTTGGAATACAAAATTTACCTTTGATGAAGTCTGTTGTTTTGAAATGGCGACTGCAAATCCGGAGGCCTGTCGGATCATCGGAGTCTTTCATCCCAACAGCAATTTTCCACCGCCGCCTCAATGGTTTTCGTCCCGGGAAACAGTGCATGATTGCTTTCCTTTTAGGTGGCCTACATTGCCGGATACAGCACGCATTGCCCCGGTCTGTTCTCACACCACCGACAGGGATCTTAACAGACGGAACGGCATCCGGTTTCAGTTTGCTCCGTGTTTCTAAAATTAAAACAATTATCAACTACGTACTTACATCCACGCTGGCATTAAAAAACTATCTACTTACTTTGAATGAAATCGCTCTCGATGAAATGCTTACTGCAGATTTTTTCGTTGCGGTCTCCGGAGAGGATCATGAAATTTGTCCACCGACGATACACTTTATGTCCAGTTGTCGGAACGGGGAAAAAACTAACCTGACAACCCACAAAGGAACGATTTTCGCACGCGGGAATAACGCACTTCTGAGCATCCCGCATGCCgacaaatattgaaaaattgcACTAAATTAATAGTTCTACCACTCAACTAgataaaaattaacgaaaacccTGCGAATTCAGGAAAAAACTACTAAAATGTTTTCAATGTTTTGAATCGAGCAAGAAGTTTGACGTTTGCTGCAGAGAGTGTAATCAGATGGACAACAGCGCCCTCTGCGTGTGGTTTTATCGTTTTGACGGCgaattggggggtccattatgagatgcggtttgccgatatccaaattccgggtccgttggagctatatgctccgaagagggtcaggtgcc includes:
- the LOC134285138 gene encoding uncharacterized protein LOC134285138; its protein translation is MRDAQKCVIPACENRSFVGCQVSFFPVPTTGHKVYRRWTNFMILSGDRNEKICSKHFIESDFIQKTRSKLKPDAVPSVKIPVGGVRTDRGNACCIRQCRPPKRKAIMHCFPGRKPLRRRWKIAVGMKDSDDPTGLRICSRHFKTTDFIKVF